From the Xylocopa sonorina isolate GNS202 chromosome 9, iyXylSono1_principal, whole genome shotgun sequence genome, the window TAGGGatgcttttttttttcgaagCGTTTTACGATTAATTccttttcaattccatattgattgcaataaattttaattttgcTTAAATTTCTGACATTGCAATGTAGGTAGTctcaaataaaattaatagaaAGTAACAGAaagttccaaataaaataatataactcCCTTAGTGTttgcattttatttttaatttaaccgTCTAAGTACGATCGTATTTTTTATTTACGCTTGCGCACTCGAAATTGAACTAAGGGAAAACTGGAATTTCACTTTTGTGAAAACGATGTTATCATAATTCCATTATCAAAAAAACAAATGCTTAAGTAAGGCTTAAGTACTTCTATTAATATCAGTTAATCGACTGAAAAGCTTCTTTCGGCTCTAGCGTACTATTGGTTGAATGATGACAcacatgctaagatattataggCCTAAATGAGAGATCTCTCTTGTCCCTGTGCTGTCTCAGACGAGTTTTCTTCAGCTCTAAATAATAATTACATGGAAATATGAATTCTATAAGATTTGGATTATTAACAGGTAGATATTTTTATTGTATTCTTATTTTGCAATTATGTAAGACTACAATTTTTAGCATTAAATGTTAGCGTTACTTAATTTGATATCTATAATTAAGTTTTATTGTTAACAGTATATTTCGTTAATTTTATTAGTTAGCGATAGCTGCAGCAATGATAAAAGTAAGGATAAAAGTGGACCTGCCGTAGAACAATATATTAAAGATGAAACGTCTGAAGTTGGAAAGATTTTCAAAGGTCAAATACAATGTAGAGATATTGTTCCAGATCGAGAATCGTCGATAAAGGTAGCTATTCATCAGAGAATtttataaatgaatgtaatatatatttatacttaTCTTAGTTATTGACTTGAATGTATAAAAGGTACATGAGAAAATTacaataaattttaataaaatatattaagaATAAGAAAGTAATACATATAAAGTACTATGTTAACATACTATTAGTTCTTAATGAATTAAGAGTAAAATATTAGTAATCTTATTGATATTTcacatttctttttcttttgtatAGGGAATTTTAAAATCCTGGTGTAATAATGAAAATGTAGACGTTATTTTGACAATTGGTGGAACAGGATTTTCTGCAACAGATGTAACTCCTGAAGCAACTAAACAAGTTATTACAAGAGAAGTTCCTGGAATGTCTACAGCGATGTTAATGTCAAGCTTAAAAGTTACGCCAATGGCTATGTTATCTAGGTACAATGTTTTTAAAGATTAAATTCAAGATAATATCATTATAAATAGATTAAAATCCAATTGGACAAGTATTGGACAACTATTTCCTTTTAAAATAATGTTAACAATATTATATCAGCATCTTTTATTATTTATGTTTGATCTTCAGAGCTATATGTGGAATACGACGTAAAACATTGATTATAAATTTACCGGGATCACCAAAAGCTGCAAAGGAATGTTTAAGTGCAATTGCACCTGCCATACCACATGCTGTTGATCTAATTAGAAATAACAAAGAGAATATAATAGATACACACAGAAATGTACAAGATGAAATTATCCAAAGTACTTTACCAAAAGACCAAGATAAAATTTCAGTAAGTTATGCAAAAacatttaatataaaatataaagtaAATATAAGTATGAAATGTTTGTAcatagatatattttttttcctttatAGTCATGTTTAACTAGTATAGTTCAACGTAATAGACAATCACCATATCCAATGGTTTCTGTAGAAGAAGCTTCTAAATTGATACGTGAACAAGTAGAGTCATTAACTTCTAACAGTAAATCAGAGGAGGATTTAGAAAAGTGTCATGGCAGGATATTGGATGAGGATCTATATTCCAACTACGATTTACCACCATTTAGAGCATCCATTAAAGATGGTTATGCAGTGTTAGCGAGTGATGGAAAAGGCAGAAGAAAAGTATTAAGTGGAATAAAAGCAGGAGGCACTGTAAGCAGTATGTTAAAGATATATTTACATAACTGTTATTAGTTTAATATAATTTCATAAATTTATAGGCTACCGCGATTAAGCTTGTATCTGGTACATGTGTTAGAGTAAATACAGGTGCTCCAATTCCAGATGGTACGTTTAATATGCTTATAGTGGTTCACCTGTGAACCAAGTTAGGAACCACTATAGTGGATTCAAGGATAATTTTCTGATACTTAAAAGATTTATTAGAATGTGATTATTAATTActtttatattaatttttatttttattatttctaattTAAAGACGCGACAGCAGTTGTTCAAGTTGAGGATACTAAACTTATAAAAGGAACATTAGATAACACGGAGGAAgatgaaattgaaattttaacaaACGTACAAATTGGACAGGATATTAGGTACCTTGTTTTTAATAACTGATAGTTATGGTTTAATAAACCAAATTAATATTatgttttttatttcttttgagACCTATTGGTTGTGATATTAAAAAAGGAGAACTTATTTTGATGTCAGGAACAAAACTTGGAGCAGTAGAATTAGGTCTTGCTGCAGCGTGTGGTTGCAAAAAGATTTCAGTTACTAGTCTTCCAAAAGTTGGTGTACTATCTACAGGAGATGAACTACAAAGTCCTGGCACGTCTTTACTGCCAggacgtatatacgatagtaatAAAATTACATTGTTATCGATGTTAAGAGAAAATGGTTTCGATGCAATTGACGTAGGCATTGCATTAGACGAGTAAGTTCATTTCTGTACTCAAGAGATAAATAATCGTATCTCTGTTATAATAAATTAGATAATAAGTACATACaactttttataattaatacatATATTTCATAGTGAGGAcattatggtggataagattaAAAATGCTTTGAAACAAGTTGATGTTCTTATCACATCAGGCTCTGTATCAATGGGGGATAGAGATATGTTGAAACCCATTCTTCAACATTATTTTAATGCTACAATACATTTTGGTAATGATGTCATTAAAGTTGGATAATTCTGATCGTAGCAAACATTTGAAAAGAAGCTGATAATTaacatgtatatatttttagggCGTGTCAATATGAAACCTGGCAAACCAACTACTTTTGCAACCTGTTCATTTGAAAATAggaaaaaatattttttgtgCCTCCCGGGTAATCCAGTTTCTGCCACAGTCACTATGAATTTATTTGCGTTGCCCTTGTTAAGACAGTTATGCAAAGACTATTCCACACCTACGATTGTGACGGCAAAAGTAtgtattacatttatttattacaaatttttacTCCGTACGTTACTGAATGTGTATTTTGATGTTAGCTAACATCGTCCTATGATTTGGATCCACGTCCTGAGTATGCGAGAGCAATTTTGCAATGGGAGGATATGCTTGGTCTACCCTCTGCGTATAGTACTGGAAATCAGATTAGTAGTAGATTACTTAGTTGCAAAAGTGCGAATGCATTATTAATGTTACCAGCACGTAAACCAGAGACTACTGCATTACAAGCGGGAGATGTGGTAGAAGCAATGCTATTGGGATTTATGCAAtgtagaaattaattttttatggtGTTGGTATAGAAGAAGATAAAATGTCATTCACAGAGAGAAAATTTCTTTATcaataaagatatattttttaagagtcatatttaCCTATATTTGTACATTTCAATGATCATAACGAAAACACTTGAAGATGAATGTTTTGATCAAAGCATTTGTATTACTCTGCTGTAAATTATCAACTACATATAAAAAATCGTAATACagtatacaattcaaagttaattagg encodes:
- the Cin gene encoding molybdenum cofactor synthesis protein cinnamon, which produces MNSIRFGLLTVSDSCSNDKSKDKSGPAVEQYIKDETSEVGKIFKGQIQCRDIVPDRESSIKGILKSWCNNENVDVILTIGGTGFSATDVTPEATKQVITREVPGMSTAMLMSSLKVTPMAMLSRAICGIRRKTLIINLPGSPKAAKECLSAIAPAIPHAVDLIRNNKENIIDTHRNVQDEIIQSTLPKDQDKISSCLTSIVQRNRQSPYPMVSVEEASKLIREQVESLTSNSKSEEDLEKCHGRILDEDLYSNYDLPPFRASIKDGYAVLASDGKGRRKVLSGIKAGGTATAIKLVSGTCVRVNTGAPIPDDATAVVQVEDTKLIKGTLDNTEEDEIEILTNVQIGQDIRPIGCDIKKGELILMSGTKLGAVELGLAAACGCKKISVTSLPKVGVLSTGDELQSPGTSLLPGRIYDSNKITLLSMLRENGFDAIDVGIALDDEDIMVDKIKNALKQVDVLITSGSVSMGDRDMLKPILQHYFNATIHFGRVNMKPGKPTTFATCSFENRKKYFLCLPGNPVSATVTMNLFALPLLRQLCKDYSTPTIVTAKLTSSYDLDPRPEYARAILQWEDMLGLPSAYSTGNQISSRLLSCKSANALLMLPARKPETTALQAGDVVEAMLLGFMQCRN